The Halanaerobiales bacterium genome contains the following window.
TTCTGTTCCTTTAGGAGTAGCAACATTTCCAGCAATTAAAGTTAGTTCAGGATATTTTTCTCGTACGTTTTTCACTGTATTTAATACTCCTGTAGAATGTCCGTGAGCAGTATCTATGACAATTACATCCACTTCTGATTCAACTAAAGCAGCAACTCTTTCTTCTGTCTGTTCCGTAATTCCAACAGCTGCACCTGCCAAAAGCCTTCCCTGTTCATCTTTAGCTGCATAAGGAAATTTTCTGGCTTTTTCTATATCTTTTATAGTAATAAGACCTTTTAATACTCCATTTTCATCAACAAGAGGCAGTTTTTCTATTTTGTGTTTTTGTAATACAGATTTAGCTTCTTCTACAGTAGTTCCAACTGGAGCTGTAATCAAATTCTCAGAAGTCATATATTCACTTATAGGTTGATTATAATCCTGAATAAATCTAAGATCTCTATTTGTTATAATTCCTACCAATTTTTCATTATCATCTACAATAGGCACACCAGAAATCCTATATTTAGACATCAAATTTTCTGCTTCCTGAATCAATTTATCTGGTTGTAATGAAAAAGGATCAACAATTACTCCACTTTCTGATCTTTTTACTCGATCAACTTCTTCTGCCTGTTTTTCAATACTCATATTTTTGTGAATGATTCCTAAACCACCTTCACGGGCCATTGCAATAGCCAAACTTGCTTCTGTTACCGTATCCATACCTGCACTTAAAATAGGAACATTAAGTTTAATATCATCAGTCAAATAACTTGAGGTATCAACTTCTTTGGGGACCACATCCGACCTTGCCGGGACTAATAAAACATCATCAAAAGTTAAACCTTCTTTAGAAAACTTATCTTTCATAATTACCTCCTTATAATTATCTCTTTATTTAAAATTTAAAAATTTATTTTAATTTATTTAATCTATAAATCAAACAATTTAATATTTCTAGTATTGTAACAGAGTTAAAAAATTATGTCAAATATTTATAATTTGATTTGACCATCAGACTCATATATAATAGAAAATGGCTATGGAATAATATGATTTAAAGTACTAAAGGAGGGAAATTTATGGCAAGTAAAGTATATTTTGCAAACACAAGAGCAACAGGTCATAATTCAAGTATGATTGTTAAGCTTTATAAATTATTTGAAAAAGCAGGTTTTGATGAATTTATTGAAGAAGACGATATGAC
Protein-coding sequences here:
- the guaB gene encoding IMP dehydrogenase; translation: MKDKFSKEGLTFDDVLLVPARSDVVPKEVDTSSYLTDDIKLNVPILSAGMDTVTEASLAIAMAREGGLGIIHKNMSIEKQAEEVDRVKRSESGVIVDPFSLQPDKLIQEAENLMSKYRISGVPIVDDNEKLVGIITNRDLRFIQDYNQPISEYMTSENLITAPVGTTVEEAKSVLQKHKIEKLPLVDENGVLKGLITIKDIEKARKFPYAAKDEQGRLLAGAAVGITEQTEERVAALVESEVDVIVIDTAHGHSTGVLNTVKNVREKYPELTLIAGNVATPKGTEDLIKAGADVVKVGVGPGSICTTRVVAGVGVPQITAISECAEKAKEYGKTIIADGGIKYSGDIIKALAAGANTVMIGSLLAGTEESPGEVEIYKGRSFKVYRGMGSVGAMKEGSKDRYFQEEDEADKLVPEGIEGRVPYKGPLSDTIYQLIGGVQSGMGYCGTENVSDLQKNGEFIRITSAGLKESHPHDITITKESPNYSVD